In the Stegostoma tigrinum isolate sSteTig4 chromosome 42, sSteTig4.hap1, whole genome shotgun sequence genome, ACAGAGTTCTGGTATTCGATTCTTACACAGACTTTTGTCCTCTTGTGTGatattattaatttttaaaaaaaccatccTTTCATCCAAATTACTGCAAGTCTGGAGATTGCCTTACTCTCTGAAATGGCTTCCCTGTTCCTTATTCCATTTGGCATtgactgtcagctttcctgcagttAACTCCTcaaattcttctgcagggcaaTCATAAAGCAGCCAGTTTATCAAGCAGATGTCAAAGTAGTTTTGTTCATGTAGTTTCAACTCTCAGGCCTGGTTAATTGCTATCAATTCCTGCATAAATTTGTCCTTGTCTATAATGATTTATGCTGGACAGCTATTACCGTTTCTTTCCATGTGTAACAGTTTATATTTTGTTGATTCACTCAATCCTTAAACAGTTCTTAAAGTTTTGAAGGTTTAATATCACAGTACACAAGGGCACATCGTTAATATCTGTTCAGAAGAGAGGTGATCCCAGTTGTGACTCCTGGCAACAGGAGTGTGCACTCTCCTTGAGCCTAGAAAACAATTCCTCACAAACAATTTTACATCCCCACTGCCATGGTGTTTTTCATTCTATTGTCTTTTTATGGTTTTCGAGTTAGTGGCACTTCACCAGCTTCCTTTGGTAAGTACAGACAGTATGACCCACACTACTCCGATCATCATCACTCCTTGCCATTATGAGATCAGAGACAGGTTGCACGATTTTCATAAATAGTGAATGCATAAGATTTTAATGTAAATATAAATTGAATTTTGGTTCAAAGTGTAAAGTAGCAAGAATCCAGAATCTGGGAGGTGTTCCTGCAAAATGTTGGCAAGGGATGGTATGGAGAGGGTTGTGGCACTGTAGAATATGTTtatggtggtggcatcctgcatGAAATAATGAAATgcctccaactgtggcctaacaaCTTCTTATACAGCTCCATCATGAGGACCTCACTTTACACTTAATGTCAAATCTAACCAATGCATGTATCCCAGGTACTTTTTATCCAACTGTCATATTTAAGGATCTGAGGACATGCACAACAACATCCCTTTCATGTTCTGCACATCCCAGAGTCTTAACATTCAACATCTACCCTCTTGACTTGTCGATCCTCTCAAAATGCAACTCCTCATCAGGATcaagttccatttgccattgttctGCCCAGCTAAGTAGCCTATGTTTATTGTCCTGTTGTATGAGACTTTCTTCCTTTCTATTTACTACACCAACAATCTTCCTGTGACTGTAAACTTATTGAGCAAACCTCTTGCATTGACATTGAGAGAAATGGAGtgctacaggacagtggttaaacTACAGTTAACACTAGTACATGAACTTAGGCACAACAGTTAACACTTGGACAGGAATTTAGTCACAGATATGATAGCAATAAGGAGAAGTGGTGAGGCGGCAGTGCACAGTATGGGGGATCAGCTTGAGTGAGCAGAAGATAACAATAAGGAGCGATTAAGAACCAGCTAAAACCGGATCCGGGAAACACTTGGGGCTATCTAGGTGAAAGGTGAGGAGTATGTGGCCACAGGCAGCTATGGCACATGCATAGTAGAGAATAGTAAAAGCCAGAGCTGAACTACAGATGGGGACGCCCACTTAGGGAGGCCCGAGGGAATACAAACATTGGCGcctgaatacataatgaatgggatgtataaaagaagactgcaaactcTGTATCAGGGTCTCTCCGGTTCTCCGGGGGCACCCGACTCTGCAGACTCGCAATAACAGAACTTGTTTCCACGACTTTGAGTCCAGtagttctgtgattgtgagcacgggTGTTTTGATAAATCTCACAAATTTGGGGGCTCGTCCGGGATCGCCACTCTGAGACGTCCGACGGCAGGTCTAGGAAGAGGGGAGGGTGCATCCCGCTGAGTTCAGTGGTCCCTGAAGTCCTGGCCCGACGTTGGGCCGTCTGAGCGAGTGATATCCGGACAGGAGACTCTGGAAACAAGTGGTGGTAGGACATCGGTAGCGTGCTGCGATCAAGCAATTCTTGTGCACAAGATCCGGGTAAGAAAGAAAGACTATTAAGTACTACTTGGGCGATCGGGGGAGCGTCTGCCGAAGAGCGGTCGGCAGGGTCTGGGTAACAAGACCCGGGGAAACAGGCACGGGAAGGACAAGGTGCGTCTGGGGCAGCTCACCCGATAGTCCGTGGGTTGAGGGCTGTGGGAAGTCGTCAAAGACTTCAGGGTACTGGTACCAGGGAAGAAGTAGATGGGAAACATGTGCACGAAACCCCGAggggggaaggaagagaaggaCTTTAAGGGAGAGCTCCCCGTGATCCCGCCTGATAGTCAGTTAGGGCGGCAGCTAAGGAATTGGGACACGGGGCGGACGAAGGGAAAAAGTAAGGAAGTCATGATAAAATACTGTTATTTTGAATGGCCAAAAGCCCTGATCCACGGACCCTCAGTATGGTGGCCATGCTTGGGGTCCAACAAGGATTGGGTTTGTCAGAACTTGAATGTCTTTGTGAGTCAAAGGAGTCCGGAGGAGCAGGACTATGCAAGGTGTTGGATACCGACAGCAAAGTTATTTAAAATGGATGAAAACAAAGTGGAGAACTCGAGCGCTCCCACGTGGAACCCCCTTGATCACCTGCCTCCACCCTATCAGGCAGCCCATCACGGTCTGGGGGCCGTGGGTGTGGAAGTGGCGGGGGACGTAGACCTGAACGTACCTAGCAATGAGGGGGAATACGACCTAAGGGAGGATGGGGATGATCAGTCAAAAGGGAACGTCTCGGAAGACCTTCCTGATGAGAGGCTTCAGAAAGAAGGCAGGGGACAGAAGAGAATAAGCCCAGAGCGGATTGCAGGAATTGTCGGCTTACCCTTGCCTAGCAACCGGAGGGAAATAAGGAAGTTCCTGGGACTTGTTGGATATTGTCGGCTCTGGATAAATGAATATGCCCGGCAGGTCAAGTTCCTCTATGACAAACTGGCTACGAAGAGACGGAGTTAGCctggagtactgaggaacagcaAAAATTCGGCCGCTTAAAGGACAGCTTGGTGAGTGCTCCAGTACTGGCTCTGCCCTCAGTTAACAAGCCTTTTTACTTACTTGTGAATGTTGATGATGGAATGGCCTTAGGGGTGTTGACTCAAACACGAGGTGGGTAGAAACAACCGGTGGCCTTCCTCTCGAAAGTACTAGATCCGGTGTCCCGAGGCTGGCCATATGTGTCCAGGCGATAGCAGCCACGGCTATCTTGGTTGAGGAAAGTCGGAAGCTCACCTTCGGTGGAAATCTAGTGGTATGTACTCCCCACACAGTCAGGACAATCCTGATCCAGAAATCCCATAGGTGGCTGACAGATTCGAGAATATTAAAATACGAAATGATCTTGATGGAAAAGGACGACTTGACCATAGTCACGGATAAAAACGCGAACCCCTCACAATTTTTATAACCGCCTGCGGCAGATGAAGAGTCGGGAGACCGGGAACATAACTGTTGCGACATCATTGACTTACAAACTAAGAGCCAAAACGATCTGGATGAGGAATCCCTCACAGGAGGGTGCAGATGGTTCATAGACGGATCATCGTACTGCATGGAAGGAAAGAGGTACAGCGGATACGCGATAATCGATGGGATTGCGGGAACCGCAGTAGAATTGGGGCGCCTACCCGGGAACTGGTCGGCACAGTCCTGTGAATTGTACACCCTGATGAGAGCATTGGAGTTGTTGGACAACCGGGAAGGCACAATCTACACTGATTCAAAGTATGCATTTGGAGTAGTGCATACATTTGGCAAAATCTGGAAAGAGCGGGGGGATGATAACGACAAGGGGGAGGGAGCTGGCCCATGAACAATTGATTAAAAAGACCTTGGACGCGCTTAAGAAACCTGAAAGAATAGCGGTAGTACATGTTCCAGGACATCAAAAGGGAAATTCACTGGAGGCCAGAGGGAACCGAATGGTCGACGAGAACACCCGAAAGGCTGCCCAATCCGCGACGGTGCGAATGATGTCCCTGATCCCGTTGGGGGAAGGGATAAAGAAGGTACCGCTATTCTCAGACTCCGATAAGGAGCGGATGAAAAAGAAGCTGGGAGCCAGACAAACAGCGGACGGGAAGTGGTGGCTTCCGGATGGTAGACAAATACTAAACAAGGAGGTAACCAGGCGAGTGCTGCACGAATTGCACTCCCAGTCCCATTGGGGAACCCAGGCGTTATGTGACACCCTTTTACGAACTTACGCATGTTCCGGCATATATACCTTGGCGAAACAAGCGGTGTCGGGATGTATAGTTGCCAGAAAGTGAATAAAAAGGTGATGAGGGCACCGCCAAAAGGGGGACAGCCATTGGCAGTACGACCATTTCAACAAATACAGATGAACTTCACTGAACTCCCTAGAGCCCAGAGGTGGGGGTATATACTGGTGATAGTAGACCACTATACCCGATGGGTGGAGGCCTTCCCTGTCGCTAGTGTGACCGCCCAGGTGGTGGCTAAGATCCTCTTAGAACAGATAATCCCTAGGTACGGAGTAGTAGAATCCATTGATTCAGATAGGGGAACACACTTTGAGGCAAAGGTGCATAAATTGATTCGTGGTACATTTGGGATTACCTGGAAGTTGCACACCCCCTGATACCCACAAAGTTCGGGAATGGTAGAGTGAATGAACGCCACCTTAAAGGCACACATAAGGAAGCTGGTAGAGGAAACAAAACTCCCCTGGACTAAGTGTTTACCGCTAGCTCTGCTCAGAATACGCACTGCTCCCCGGAACGATATAGGGGTGTCGCCGTATGAAATTCCCACCTTTGAAAGTAATGATGCATTTCTAAGGAACTATTTACTGGCAGTCTCTCGTTCACTTACAGAGCTTAAAACCAAAGGCTTGCTGGCACAGAGCCCTCCTCTGGATATCCCCATCTACCCgataaaggcaggagattgggtcCTTGTCAAGTCATGGAAAGAGGAGAAGTTACGGCCGCAGTGGTCTGGCCCATATCTAGTGTTGCTGACAACGGAAACAGCGATTCGAACAAAAGAGAAAGGGTGGACGCATGTGGCGCGAGTAAAGGGACCAGTGGACCCATCAACCGAGGGAGGTGGGAAGTCCGAGTGGGGGACAATCCGTTGACATTACAGATTAAGCGAAAAGGACGATGAAGGACAGTAACCAGTTCAAAATTGTATATCACAGTCTGTTTACTCTACTGTACCTTGCGGTTTGCGGAAGCGGGTTTAATTATTTTACTACACTCTGTGCGAACTATGCTAGACAGAAGGGACAGACCAATTGTTGGGTGTGTGCGACCATCCCACATCATGGGGAATCCGGAATCCCTCTTACCATTCTGCCTATGACTAGGGAGGAAGTAGGCCAGGTGCTGCAGTTCAACACCTCTGTAAGTGATACGTGGGAGTCGGGCGGGGGTACATGGAATTCTAGTTACGGGAATTGGTGGCCGTGTTGGGGTAGGTGGAAAGGGAGCAAGGGGAATTACAGTTTCAAGGGATGGTTTCCCCGACCGGCCCCATGGACCCGAGGGGCAATTGACGGTCTCAGAGTTACGCCACCTCGGGGACAGGTTAACTCAACGTGTTTCTGTAACTGGAATGTGAGCGCCCCGTTCCAATTGGGGAACTCATCCTGTAAAGTGTACCAAGTGGCCCACGAATACAGCTTGCCCATACCATTAAACGGGACATATTGGGTATGTGACACCAGAGCATATCCATACCTGCCCGGGGAACAACATGAACATCAGGGAGCCCAGGGATCCGGCATAGAGTGGACCTTGCCACCTGAACAGAAGGGGTGGAGCGGTTGTTGTTACCTAGCCTACCTAGTCCCTCATGTACACATCCCGAAACAAGTCCCATGGACTAGAAAGGAATGGGGAAAGAAGAGATGCAAACCCAGAAAGGTGACGGAGACTGACCGCTTGTTCTGGACCCTCCTTCTTCCTTATGGGACGGCTCGGGCAGGGTTAGCTGCTTCCTTGGAGGAATTGGCCAATGGCACGGCCACAGCTCTAAGCGAGCCGCAGACCCAGGTGTGGGCCCTCACTACTGAAATGATTGCCCTCAGATTAGTGGCCCTCCAAAACTGAACGGCCTTGGATTTTATACTTGCTGAGAAAGGGGGGACCTGCGCTCTGATAGGGAATGACACTATTTATGATGAAAACCCCGGACAGCGAGCATAACGACGATACCCAACGGAGAGAGATTAAATACATGTTGGCCAAATTAGAAAACAACTGAAGGAACGGGGAGGGAACGCTGAGGTGTAGTTTAACCAATAATGCGTGGCAAAAGaaaaagggtggaattgagagaaaTGGAGAGCTACAGGACAGCGGTTAAACTACAGTTAACACTAGTACATGAACTTAGGCACAACAGTTAACACTTGTACAGGAATTTAGTCacagatgtgatagcaataaGGAGAAGTGGTGAGGCGGCAGTGCACAGTATGGGGGATCAGCTTGAGTGAGCAGAAGATAACAATAAGGAGCGATTAAGAACCAGCTAAAACCGGATCCGGGAAACACTTGGGGCTAACTAAAGGTGAGGAGTACGTGGCCACAGGCAGCTATGGCACATGCGTAGTAGAGAATAGTAAAAGCCAGAGCTGAACTACAGATGGGGACGCCCACTTAGGGAGGCCCGAGGGAATACAAACATTGGCGCCTGAATACATAATGAATAggatgtataaaagaagactgcaaactcTGTATCAGGGTCTCTCCGGTTCTCCGGGGGCACCCGACTCTGCAGACTCGCAATAACAGAACTTGTTTCCACGACTTTGACTCCAGTGGTTCTGTGGTTGTGAGCACGGGTGTTTTGATAAATCTCACAACATCAAGATCATTTATGTCCACCACAAATGGCAAGGGACCCAGCCGCAAACTTGCATTTCCCTTGACCATTTGGAAATTGTGCCAATGTGTAATTGTTCAACAATTTATCAATTCTCTCCTGAACAAAAACATTCGTTTGAAAGCTTGTAATTGTAACTGTCATTGGGACCCTTGTATTTGGGACAGCTGTAGTAATGAAGTCTTTTTTCCCCTTCTAGAGGAATGCTGTCAAATGTAGAATGTCCCCTCCATTTCTCCTTGTCATTGTTCTGCCCACATTGCAGTCTGCCCTTGCAGGTCTAATATTCAGGATTTTCCAGTCTGTCTGTCATAGAGTGGATCAAAACCCATTTTGTGTGCCAGTTAAACACCTACACAGAACGCAAAAACAAAACAGCGTGCTTGCTGGAAATACATAGCAGATAAGGCAGAATTGGgcatatttgttttcttttaccaCTTTAGCAAAATCCACTGCATTATCCAGTTCTCTCACATATGTTTTCCCAATGCTTTGTTTTTGAATCGCTAACATTGTGACTTCATGTGTCCTCTTCTATTACAGTGAAAATACCTGAGCTTTTTAAATTTCTCTTGTCCTTTCATGACTTTCCTTTTTTACTGGTGGCAAACTATCTTTACTATCTTCAATAAGATCAACTTATTGTCTTACCACTTGTGGACTTCCGTTTTCCTCAATTTTtatccctcacagattgaaacTGATGTTGGAAGCTAAACTTTGATTTATGATCTAATTCATAATTGTCTGCTATTTCAGCTTCTAGTATTGCAGTCTTACTCCTTTGCTCTTCTATGTAAGGtctcactacttcaggaagtcaatttttgaactcctccaaaataactACCACTCAAACTACTTCCTcgaatgaaatgaaaaaggcagtGCTCAGGCATTGACTAAACTATGACATTCTAAAGCTTTGGTAAACATGAGTCAGATTGTTTGAAATAGTTGGAAAGGTGAgataaatgtaaaattaaaatacaGAATGGGGTCGTAAAGAGAGAAAAGCGAATGATAGTGTTCAGATAAATTTGAATGTCATTGTACATGATTCACGAAATGTTCCCATCAACAGACAAATGACAATGAGGAATGTAATtgttgggtcagcatttactgaATTAAGTTGGAAAAGCTGAATATGAAAGTCTGGCTGCAATTGTCTTGATTTTAATGAGCACACAAAAGGAATTTGGCACAGTAATGATCTCCTAAGCTGGAGAAAGAAACCCTTGCCTTCAAAGACACATCAGGAATGTTCACTGGATTCATCCTAGGGATGAGAAAACTGTCCACCAGCAGCAATGTGCCTTAGATATTAGCGTAAGTTGACGAGGAGAATGCCTTAATTAACAAATTAATCTTAGGTAGTGTTCAATTAAGGGAAGTGATCTACAAGGAGGACATAAACATATAAAGATGATACATAAtaaacaaaacaacatttttagaaagaaacaaaaactgaagttttcAAGTCAACAATGACCTTTGGTGATGGGATTTACCATCTTTACTCAGTCTTCACTGCAAGTGACTGTAACCCTAGGGCAAGGTAGTTGAATTTAAGCTACCTTTCAAAATAGCTGAGAATCATTCAGGTCATGTGGATTTAGGGATGCTGGCCTTACAAGCAATTACAACATTCCATGAAAGTATAAAaagtgagcagagagatcttggataccgccccccacaccccaacccccataGAGACCATGTTGACGATGTGGTCAGATAATCATTTGGGTGACTTTAAATAGGCAAAATAATCACAGTATAATCCATTGTTCAGTTACAGTTGGAGCATTGTCTGCAATTCCAGTCATCACTCTTCACCAAAAATGTAAAGAGATTAGCAAGTAGATATAAATGGGGTAGAGTTGAACAGAAACATTAGAAAGGACACTGACGGGTTTATTGGGATGATGGAAAGGATGAAGGAttttattcatgagatgttggAAAAGTTGGAACGACTGTACCAAAAACAGGTAAGAGTGAGAAGTGAACTAACGGATTTTCCAGGGTGCTGTGAGGTTCGAAATAACTAAACAGGAGGAAAAAGCCTTTTGAGTGACTCAATAACAAGTTAGAGATTCAAAACCAAGGGTgaatgataaagaaaattttagAGAAGAGTTTATTTCACTCAGACTTATTTAAATCCTGAATGATTTTCCAGAAGAAAAAGGTGAAAGTTGATTCCAGACTCTTTTAAAATACACGAGCAAACATATAAGAAGGGAGTTTAACAGCAAAAGAAAGTCTGTGGCTGGGCAGGTAACAGTTTCGCATTTGGTTGACTTGACATGTAAAGAAATTTTGGAAACACATGCAATTGAATAGGATCAAGTATAAAAAGACTCAGTTTTGCAAGGTATAGTACATTCAACGTGAAGCATTATGAatggaatttttattttaattggacAGAAAAGTTATATCCTAATCAGTATGAAGTGAATCATCACTCGGAGATGCAATTCCTGCTTTAATCTGGTACTTTAAAGATTTAATTAAATTTAGATGGCGTTCTGATGCCTTTCTGATCTCCGCCCAGGAAATCTGCCGAGAAGATCCTGTCTTTTTGCATTTGCAGCCCCGCTGTTCTTCGCAGCAGCACTTTATTTTGAGCTGAAAAAAGCTCCCACCAAAACTGAATGCATCATTCAAGCGGTCGAATGCGATAAATATATTTCTTTGTGATTTGTTTTTTCAATGGCCCCTATGTGTTTGCAGCAAATTGAATGACATGAAACGAGCTAAACGATTTTTTCCCAGTATTTAACAGTGCAGCATCAGCCATATGAGAAAGGACATCGAGCTAAAACAAAACCACTTTCTATTGTTTCTCTAAGATTTTCTTCACATTTTTAACATTTGCAGGATGTTTGTTATTCATTGAGTCATTTCCCCAGGAAAGGTCGTTCTCAATCGGCAAAAAAACCCGGATACTTGTCAACAAAAGTCGACTTTGCTCGACATTGCCTTTCGCCCTCACATTCCCGTCCCAGGACTGCTGCAGGTGAAGATTGAACTCACAACCACAGCATTTCACACATCTCAATACTGTCATATAAATACATATAAATAAAATCCATGCTGAGCAATTGCGATAGTGGAACCGCATTGCCTCGCTTGTTTCTTACATTTCCGGTTGCATCTCAAAGGTTAGAAAACCCGGTTTCTCTGACTCCGGGGCTTTGAACTGGGATTATACGATTGTCCTCACCAGCGGTTCCGACCCTATGTGAGCAAATTAATGAACTACCAATTTCTAAACTGAATTGATTACTGAAATATACATTTTCAATATTTGCTTCCGCTTTCCCCTGACCCCTTGCTAATTTTAATCTGTAGTAATGTGTCAAACGTAATCGTGTACCCATCATATGCGATCTGCTTTTACCCCTCCCCTCCTTAGCCTCCTCGAGacgccatgagacataggagtggaagtaaggctattcggcccgtcaagtccactccgccatttaaatcatggctgatgggcatttcaacaccacttccctgcactctctccgtcgcccttgattccttgtgagatcaagaattgtCAATCTCTTCCTTTAAGGCATctcacgtcccggcctccactgcactctgcggcaatgaattccacaagcccaccactctctggctgaagaaatgtcgtctcatttccgttttaaatttaccccctctaattctaaggctgtgcccacgggtcctagtctccccgcctaacggaaacaacttcccagcgtccaccctttctaagccaaaACCCCACCCTGGAAATTTGCTGCATATTCACTgtacccaacccccacccctcacaaacTCGAACTTCCTGAGGCCGATCGGTCTGTCCTCAGTAAAAGGCAGTAAAACCGTCCGCCACAACCTCAATGAGTTCTGTGTCCGTCACACTGTGGACCGCTTCTTGCACTGCCTCCAcctccatgtcttttttttagaacattacagcacagtacaggcccttctgccctcgatgttgtgccgacctgtcagaccgatctcaagcccatctaacctacactattccatgtacgtccatatgcttatccaatgatgccttaaatgtacccaaagttggcgaatctactaccgttgcaggcaaagcattccattcccttactactctctgagtaaagaaactacctctgacatctgtcctatatctttcacccctcaatttaatgctatgccccctcatgctcgccgtcagaatcctaggaaaaaggctctccctatccaccctatctaaccctctgattattttatatgtttcaattaagtcacctctcaaccttctctctaatgaaaacagcctcacatccctcagcctttcctcgtaagaccttccgtccataccaggcaacatcctagtaaatctcctctgcaccttttccaaagcttccacatccttcttataatgcggtgaccagaactgtacacaatactccaagtgtggctgcaccagagttttgtacagcttcaccataacctcttggttctggaactcgatccctctattaataaaagctaaaacactgtatgccttcttaacagccctgtcaacttgggtggcaactttcaaggatctgtgtacatggacaccgagatctctctgctcatctacactactaagaatcttaccatttgcccagtactttgccttccggttactactaccaaagtgcatcacctcacacttgtctgcattaaactccatttgccacctctcagcccagctctgcagcttatctatgtctctctgcaacctacagcatccttcatcactatccaccactccaccgaccttagtgtcatctgcaatttactaacccatccttctacgccctcatccaggtcatttataaaaatgtcaaacagcagtggacccaacaccgacccttgtggtacaccactagtaactgctctccaggatgaacatt is a window encoding:
- the LOC125449409 gene encoding uncharacterized protein LOC125449409, whose product is MKDSNQFKIVYHSLFTLLYLAVCGSGFNYFTTLCANYARQKGQTNCWVCATIPHHGESGIPLTILPMTREEVGQVLQFNTSVSDTWESGGGTWNSSYGNWWPCWGRWKGSKGNYSFKGWFPRPAPWTRGAIDGLRVTPPRGQVNSTCFCNWNVSAPFQLGNSSCKVYQVAHEYSLPIPLNGTYWVCDTRAYPYLPGEQHEHQGAQGSGIEWTLPPEQKGWSGCCYLAYLVPHVHIPKQVPWTRKEWGKKRCKPRKVTETDRLFWTLLLPYGTARAGLAASLEELANGTATALSEPQTQVWALTTEMIALRLVALQN